The following are from one region of the Takifugu rubripes chromosome 16, fTakRub1.2, whole genome shotgun sequence genome:
- the myh6 gene encoding myosin-6, with protein sequence MSDSLMAEFGKAAPYLRKSEKERLEAQTRAFDIKIECFVVDEKVEYMKGQIQSKDGGMVTVKKEDGATVTVKESDVHPQNPPKFDKIEDMAMFTFLHEPAVLFNLKERYAAWMIYTYSGLFCVTVNPYKWLPVYDAEVVAAYRGKKRTEAPPHIFSISDNAYQYMLTDRENQSVLITGESGAGKTVNTKRVIQYFASIAAVGSGCRKDASKGTLEDQIIQANPALEAFGNAKTLRNDNSSRFGKFIRIHFGPSGKLSSADIETYLLEKSRVTFQLKAERNYHIFYQILSNQKPELLDMLLITNNPYDYSYISQGEVTVASINDSEELMATDSAFDVLGFTPEEKMGVYKLTGAIMHYGNMKFKQKQREEQAEPDGTEAADKSSYLMGLNSADLIKGLCHPRVKVGNEYVTKGQSVDQVYYALGALAKSVYEKMFNWMVVRINQSLDTKQHRQYFIGVLDIAGFEIFDYNTFEQLCINFTNEKLQQFFNHHMFVLEQEEYKKEGIDWEFIDFGMDLQACIDLIEKPLGILSILEEECMFPKASDQTFKSKLYDNHLGKNKMFEKPRAAKGKAEAHFALVHYAGTVDYNITNWLVKNKDPLNETVVGLYQKSSLKLLSVLFSTFSSDSSDKGGKGAKKKGSSFQTVSALHRENLNKLMTNLKTTHPHFVRCLIPNERKTPGVMDNCLVMHQLRCNGVLEGIRICRKGFPNRVLYGDFKQRYRILNASAIPEGQFIDCKKSAEKLLGSLDIDHTQYRFGHTKVFFKAGLLGTLEEMRDEQLSRILTRIQANARGILMRVQFAKLLERRDALMVIQWNLRSFLGVKNWPWMKLFFKIKPLLKSAEAEKEMASMKDEFNKLKEALEKSETRRKELEEKIVTLLQEKNDLTLQIQSEQDTLTDAEERCEQLIKSKIQLEAKLKEITERLEDEEEINADLTAKKRKLEDECSELKKDIDDLELTLAKVEKEKHATENKVKNLTEEMASQDDNIMKLTKEKKALQEVHQQTLDDLQSEEDKANSLTKAKAKLEQQVDDLEGSLEQEKKVRMDIERSKRKLEGDFKLMQESLMDLENDKQQLEEKLKKKDFETVQMNSRLEDEQVSTNQLHKKVKESQARIEELEEELDAERAARAKVEKQRSDLSRELEDISERLEEAGGATSAQVELNKKRDSEFQKLRRELEESTLQHESTAASLRKKHADSVAELGEQIDNLQRVKQKLEKEKSELKLELDDLCSNMETVIKAKSNMEKMCRAMEDSMNEYKNKQDEAQRAISDLTTQRAKFLTENGELGRRLEEKECLISQLTRAKMSYNQQVEDLRRQLEEEVKAKNALAHAVQSARHDCDLLREQFEEEQEAKAELQRALSKSNTEVSTWRTKYESDGIQRMEELEEAKKKLVQRLQEAEEAIEAVNAKCSSLEKTKHRLQNEIEDLMLDLERANAASAALDKKQRSFDKIMAEWKQKFEESQCELEASQKEARSLSTELFKLKNAYEECLEQLETTKRENKNLQEEISDLTDQLGEGGRSAHELDKMRKQLEQEKSELQTALEEAEGSLEHEESKILRSQLEFNQVKADMERKLSEKDEEMEQAKRNYQRMLDSLQSSLESETRSRNEALRLKKKMEGDLNEMEIQLSQANRQAADAQKQIKNLQTFMKDLQMQLDDAHHANDDMRENTALLERRHNLIQAELEEVRAAFEQTERTRKLAEQELTDITERMQLLHSQNTSLLNQKKKHEADLLQLQTETEEAIQENRNAEEKAKKAINDAAMMAEELKKEQDTSAHLERMKKNMEQTIKDLQHRLDEAEQVAMKGGKKQLQKLETRIKELESELEAEQRKGIESIKGIRKYERRLKELTYQTEEDRKNMARLQELVDKLQLKVKSYKRAAEEAEEAGNANMAKLRKLQHELEEAEERADIAESQVNKLKAKTRDGSTKKGLDE encoded by the coding sequence ATGAGCGACTCTCTAATGGCTGAATTTGGAAAGGCTGCTCCTTACCTGAGGAAGTCAGAAAAGGAGCGTCTTGAAGCTCAGACCAGAGCTTTTGACATCAAGATTGAATGCTTTGTTGTGGATGAGAAGGTGGAATATATGAAGGGACAAATCCAGagcaaagatggagggatggtaaCGGTCAAAAAGGAGGATGGAGCTACAGTGACTGTTAAAGAGTCAGATGTCCACCCCCAGAACCCACCAAAATTTGATAAAATTGAAGACATGGCAATGTTCACCTTCCTCCATGAGCCGGCTGTGCTGTTTAACCTCAAAGAGCGTTATGCTGCCTGGATGATCTACACTTATTCAGGATTGTTCTGCGTCACAGTCAATCCCTACAAGTGGCTTCCAGTCTATGATGCTGAAGTGGTGGCAGCTTACAGAGGGAAAAAGCGAACGGAGGCCCCCCCTCATATATTTTCCATCTCAGATAATGCCTACCAGTACATGCTGACTGACCGGGAGAACCAATCGGTGCTCATCACAGGAGAATCAGGAGCTGGGAAGACTGTGAACACCAAGAGGGTCATCCAGTACTTTGCCAGCATTGCTGCCGTCGGGAGTGGTTGCAGAAAAGATGCCAGTAAAGGGACTCTGGAGGATCAGATCATCCAGGCAAATCCCGCCCTGGAGGCCTTCGGCAATGCAAAAACGTTGAGAAATGACAATTCTTCAAGATTTGGAAAATTCATACGAATTCATTTTGGTCCAAGTGGCAAACTCTCCTCTGCTGACATTGAGACGTATCTACTGGAGAAGTCGCGAGTCACCTTTCAGCTGAAAGCTGAGAGAAATTATCACATCTTTTATCAGATCTTGTCCAATCAAAAGCCAGAGCTTCTGGACATGTTACTTATCACCAACAACCCATACGACTACTCCTACATCTCCCAAGGAGAGGTGACGGTTGCCTCCATCAATGACTCAGAAGAGCTGATGGCCACTGATAGTGCCTTTGATGTTCTGGGCTTCACTCCAGAAGAGAAGATGGGGGTTTACAAACTGACGGGTGCAATCATGCACTATGGTAATATGAAGTTCAAGCAGAAGCAACGTGAAGAGCAGGCTGAGCCAGATGGGACAGAAGCTGCGGATAAGTCATCTTATCTCATGGGACTGAATTCCGCGGACCTCATCAAGGGGCTGTGCCACCCCCGAGTCAAAGTAGGAAATGAATAtgtcaccaaaggccaaagcGTGGACCAAGTCTACTATGCCCTCGGTGCTCTTGCCAAATCGGTATATGAAAAGATGTTCAACTGGATGGTGGTGAGAATCAACCAATCCCTCGACACAAAACAGCACAGGCAGTACTTCATAGGAGTGCTGGACATTGCAGGATTTGAGATCTTTGATTATAACACCTTTGAGCAGCTCTGCATCAACTTTACCAATGAAAAACTGCAACAGTTTTTTAACCATCACATGTTTGTTCTTGAGCAAGAAGAGTACAAAAAAGAGGGTATCGACTGGGAGTTCATCGATTTTGGGATGGACCTGCAAGCTTGTATTGACCTCATCGAAAAGCCACTGGGAATTCTTTCAATTCTGGAGGAGGAGTGCATGTTCCCCAAAGCCAGTGACCAGACCTTCAAGTCCAAGCTCTATGATAATCATTTGGGAAAGaacaaaatgtttgaaaaacCACGAGCAGCAAAGGGGAAAGCAGAGGCTCACTTTGCCCTGGTTCACTATGCAGGAACAGTGGACTACAACATCACCAACTGGCTGGTGAAGAACAAAGACCCTCTAAATGAAACCGTGGTTGGTCTTTACCAGAAGTCGTCCCTGAAACTACTCAGTGTGCTGTTTTCAACCTTCTCATCTGACAGCAGTGACAAAGGAGGCAAAGGGGCCAAGAAGAAAGGTTCCTCCTTCCAAACTGTGTCTGCGCTTCACAGGGAAAATCTAAACAAGCTGATGACCAACCTAAAGACAACGCACCCCCACTTTGTACGCTGTCTGATTCCCAATGAGCGGAAAACCCCAGGGGTCATGGACAACTGCCTTGTCATGCACCAGCTGCGCTGTAACGGAGTTCTGGAAGGCATCCGGATCTGCAGAAAGGGCTTCCCTAATAGAGTTCTGTATGGCGACTTTAAACAACGCTACAGGATCCTGAATGCCTCTGCCATCCCTGAAGGGCAGTTCATTGACTGCAAGAAGAGTGCTGAAAAGTTACTGGGATCTCTGGACATTGATCACACACAGTACAGGTTTGGCCACACAAAGGTCTTCTTTAAGGCTGGTTTACTAGGTACACTcgaggagatgagagatgaaCAACTCTCTCGGATCCTCACCAGGATCCAGGCTAATGCCCGGGGAATCCTAATGAGGGTGCAGTTTGCTAAGCTGCTGGAACGCAGAGATGCTCTTATGGTCATCCAATGGAACCTTCGCTCTTTCTTGGGCGTGAAGAACTGGCCCTGGATGAAGCTTTTCTTCAAGATCAAGCCCCTGTTAAAGAGTGCTGAGGCTGAGAAGGAAATGGCCAGCATGAAAGATGAGTTCAACAAGTTGAAAGAAGCTTTGGAAAAATCAGAAACCAGGCGGaaagaactggaggagaaaaTAGTTACTCTTCTCCAAGAGAAGAATGACCTGACTCTGCAGATTCAGTCTGAACAGGATACGCTAACAGATGCCGAAGAACGCTGCGAACAGCTGATAAAGAGCAAAATTCAACTGGAGGCCAAGCTCAAGGAAATTACAGAGAGGcttgaagatgaggaggagatcAATGCAGATCTCACTGCTAAGAAACGGAAGCTCGAAGATGAATGTTCCGAGTTAAAGAAAGATATAGATGACCTGGAGCTGACTCTGGCAAAGGTTGAGAAAGAAAAGCATGCAACAGAAAATAAGGTGAAAAATCTGACAGAGGAGATGGCTTCGCAGGATGACAACATCATGAAACTAACCAAAGAGAAGAAGGCACTGCAGGAAGTTCACCAGCAAACACTGGATGATCTTCAGAGTGAAGAAGACAAAGCCAACAGTTTGACCAAAGCCAAAGCCAAGCTCGAACAACAAGTGGATGATCTGGAGGGCTcactggagcaggagaagaaagtCAGAATGGACATTGAGCGATCAAAGAGGAAGCTTGAAGGAGACTTTAAGCTGATGCAAGAGAGCTTGATGGACCTGGAAAATGataaacagcagctggaggaaaaaTTAAAGAAGAAAGACTTTGAAACTGTCCAAATGAATTCAAGACTAGAAGATGAGCAAGTTTCCACAAATCAGCTCCATAAAAAGGTAAAAGAGAGTCAGGCAAGAATTGAAgaactggaggaagagctggatgcTGAGCGTGCAGCTCGAGCCAAGGTTGAGAAACAGCGCTCTGATCTTTCTCGCGAGCTCGAGGACATCAGCGAGCGCCttgaggaggctggaggagcaaCATCCGCACAAGTAGAGTTAAACAAAAAGAGGGACTCTGAATTTCAGAAGCTGCGGCGAGAACTGGAGGAATCTACACTCCAACACGAGTCTACTGCCGCCTCCCTCAGGAAGAAACACGCCGACAGTGTTGCTGAGCTCGGTGAGCAAATCGATAACTTACAGCGGGTGaagcagaagctggagaaagagaagagtGAGCTGAAACTGGAATTGGATGACCTGTGCTCCAACATGGAGACTGTAATTAAGGCCAAGTCTAATATGGAGAAGATGTGTCGTGCGATGGAAGACAGCATGAAcgaatacaaaaacaaacaggatgaAGCTCAAAGGGCCATCAGTGACCTGACTACACAGAGGGCCAAGTTTCTCACCGAGAATGGCGAGCTTGGCCGTCGACTAGAGGAGAAGGAATGTCTAATATCACAGCTGACCAGAGCAAAGATGTCCTACAACCAGCAGGTCGAAGATCTTCGTCGACAACTGGAAGAAGAAGTCAAGGCAAAAAATGCTCTAGCGCATGCTGTCCAGTCGGCTCGTCATGACTGTGATCTGCTCCGAGAGCAGTTTGAGGAGGAGCAAGAGGCAAAAGCTGAGTTGCAACGAGCTCTTTCCAAATCCAACACTGAGGTCTCAACATGGAGGACAAAATATGAGTCTGATGGAATCCAGCGAATGGAGGAACTAGAAgaagcaaaaaagaaattggttCAGAGACttcaggaggctgaggaggcCATCGAGGCTGTGAATGCGAAGTGTTCCTCTCTGGAGAAAACCAAACATCGTCTCCAAAATGAGATAGAAGACCTGATGCTGGACCTGGAGAGAGCCAatgcagcatctgcagcacTCGATAAGAAGCAGCGATCGTTTGACAAAATCATGGCTGAGTGGAAGCAGAAGTTTGAGGAGTCTCAATGTGAGCTGGAGGCCTCCCAGAAGGAGGCTCGTTCTCTGAGCACTGAACTCTTCAAACTGAAGAATGCCTATGAAGAGTGTCTTGAGCAACTTGAGAcaacaaagagagagaacaagaacCTCCAGGAAGAGATTTCTGACCTCACTGACCAGCTTGGGGAAGGTGGTAGGAGTGCTCATGAGCTGGACAAAATGCGGAAACAGCTCGAACAAGAAAAATCAGAGCTTCAGACCGCActggaggaggctgaggggTCTCTGGAGCATGAAGAGAGCAAGATCCTTCGATCTCAGCTGGAATTCAACCAAGTGAAGGCTGACATGGAGCGCAAGCTGTcagaaaaagatgaagagaTGGAGCAGGCCAAGAGGAACTACCAGCGCATGCTTGATTCACTTCAGTCCTCACTGGAATCTGAAACGAGGAGCCGCAATGAGGCCTTGAGACtaaagaagaagatggagggtGATCTCAACGAGATGGAAATCCAGCTAAGCCAAgcaaacagacaggcagctgaTGCCCAGAAACAAATCAAGAACCTCCAGACCTTTATGAAGGATCTTCAGATGCAGCTTGATGATGCTCATCATGCTAATGATGATATGAGAGAGAACACTGCTCTCCTGGAACGCAGACACAATCTAATCCAGGCCGAGCTTGAGGAGGTCCGAGCTGCCTTTGAGCAGACGGAGAGAACCCGCAAGCTGGCAGAGCAGGAGCTGACTGATATCACTGAGCGCATGCAACTCTTGCACTCCCAGAACACCAGCCTGCTcaaccagaagaagaagcatGAAGCTGACCTGCTGCAACTCCAGACAGAGACGGAAGAGGCCATCCAAGAAAATCGCAATGCCGAGGAGAAAGCCAAGAAAGCCATCAATGATGCTGCCATGATGGCTGAGGAACTGAAGAAGGAGCAGGACACCAGTGCCCACCTGGAGCGcatgaaaaaaaacatggaGCAAACCATCAAAGACCTTCAGCATCGGCTGGATGAGGCTGAGCAGGTGGCCATGAAGGGTGGCAAGAAGCAGCTACAGAAGCTGGAGACTCGCATCAAAGAGCTGGAGAGTGAACTGGAGGCGGAGCAAAGAAAGGGAATAGAGTCCATCAAGGGGATCCGCAAATATGAGCGACGCCTCAAGGAGCTCACCTACCAGACTGAAGAGGACCGCAAGAACATGGCCCGCCTCCAGGAACTGGTAGACAAGCTGCAGCTGAAAGTCAAGTCCTATAAACGAGCcgcggaggaggctgaggaggcgGGAAACGCCAACATGGCTAAACTTCGCAAACTGCagcatgagctggaggaggccgaggagaGGGCTGACATTGCTGAGTCCCAGGTGAATAAGCTGAAGGCCAAAACCCGGGACGGTTCCACCAAGAAGGGCCTGGATGAGTGA
- the LOC105418661 gene encoding serine/threonine-protein kinase PAK 6-like isoform X2, whose translation MFRRRKKTHKPEISAPLNFQHRVHTSFDAASGHFVGLPPQWQSVIDTLQRPRPLVDPSRITEIQLHKTIVRGSFIGHGAYISHIIAEMSRLSVISSNSLRRSSQSSRKRAQSMGQLGELREDESYEYKTPTGAAASKTGSSPYWRDSIQRAHSNSVGPKKKGALQRTKSSCEVSAPPEATPTVTTVGHYREAQYQQKPNSCHTDARTGKTHSCEQPPDLLSSPCQPDGLQTNHMRHPPSSALYLPPPNSTSSPLITVRGLLPHSSHPPSSSHIRLRSTSIPGITKPHPSQLQDPPTTCPSATHLLLPDGRINVTHDQFKAALQSVVDAGDPRTMLENFVKIGEGSTGIVCIAEERESGRQVAVKMMDLRKQQRRELLFNEVVIMRDYHHQNVVQMYRSALVGEELWVIMEYLQGGALTHIICQTRLNEEQIATVCEGVLQALTYLHSQGVIHRDIKSDSILLTLDGRISKDVPKRKSLVGTPYWMAPEVIAKSPYGPEVDIWSLGIMVVEMVDGEPPYFNQTPISAMKRLRDEAPPSVKNIQRVSPVLKDFLGCMLTRDTKQRLTSADLLEHPFLLQADSPGCLMPLVQKHCKRMSLC comes from the exons ATGTTTCGTCGCAGGAAAAAGACGCACAAACCAGAGATTTCGGCACCGCTGAACTTTCAGCACCGCGTTCACACGTCATTTGATGCTGCATCTGGACACTTTGTGGGCCTGCCTCCCCAGTGGCAGAGTGTCATTGACACGCTgcagaggccacgccccctggtggacccCTCCAGGATCACAGAGATTCAACTCCACAAG ACAATCGTTCGTGGCAGCTTTATTGGACATGGTGCCTACATTTCCCACATCATTGCTGAGATGAGCCGCCTGTCTGTCATCAGTTCCAACTCTCTGCGCCGCAGCAGCCAATCATCACGGAAACGGGCCCAGTCGATGGGTCAACTGGGAGAATTGAGAGAGGATGAGTCCTATGAGTACAAAACCCCGACTGGTGCAGCTGCCAGTAAGACAGGAAGCTCCCCCTATTGGCGAGACAGTATCCAACGGGCACATAGCAACAGTGTTGGCCCCAAAAAGAAGGGAGCACTGCAGAGAACCAAGTCCTCCTGTGAGGTATCGGCGCCGCCTGAGGCCACACCAACAGTGACAACAGTTGGACATTATAGAGAGGCGCAGTATCAACAGAAGCCAAACTCCTGCCACACAGACGCACGGACAGGGAAAACCCACAGCTGTGAGCAACCGCCGGACCTGCTGTCATCGCCATGCCAACCTGACGGCCTGCAGACAAATCACATG CGACACCCTCCCTCCTCGGCCCTCTACCTCCCCCCACCCAACAGCACAAGCAGCCCTCTGATTACAGTTCGTGGGTTACTTCCGCACTCGTCCCATCCTCCCTCCAGCAGCCACATCAGGCTCAGGTCAACCTCAATCCCAGGCATAACTAAACCACACCCATCTCAGCTAcaagacccccccaccacctgcCCCTCCGCCACTCACTTATTGCTACCTGATGGAAGGATAAATGTGACTCATGACCAATTcaaggcagccctgcagagTGTGGTGGATGCTGGAGACCCAAGAACCATGCTGGAGAACTTTGTGAAGATTGGTGAAGGTTCCACGGGCATCGTCTGCATCGCCGAAGAGCGTGAGAGCGGTCGACAGGTGGCTGTGAAGATGATGGACCTCAGGAAGCAACAACGGCGAGAGCTGCTCTTCAATGAA gtggtgATCATGAGAGATTACCATCACCAGAACGTGGTCCAGATGTACCGCAGTGCGCTGGTGGGGGAGGAACTCTGGGTAATCATGGAGTACCTGCAGGGAGGTGCTCTGACCCACATCATCTGTCAAACCAG gctgaaTGAGGAGCAAATAGCTACAGTGTGTGAGGGTGTTCTGCAGGCGCTGACGTACCTTCACAGTCAGGGAGTGATCCACCGAGACATCAAGAGTGACTCCATCCTCCTGACCCTGGATGGgagg ATCAGCAAAGACGTCCCCAAAAGGAAGTCTCTGGTGGGGACGCCATACTGGATGGCACCTGAGGTCATCGCTAAGTCTCCATATGGACCTGAG GTGGACATCTGGTCTCTGGGGATCATGGTGGTCGAAATGGTGGACGGAGAGCCGCCGTACTTCAACCAAACGCCCATCAGCGCCATGAAGAGGCTCAGAGATGAGGCGCCACCAAGTGTGAAGAACATACAgagg GTGTCTCCAGTGCTGAAGGACTTCCTTGGTTGCATGTTGACCCGTGACACGAAGCAGCGGTTGACCTCTGCTGACCTTCTGGAGCATCCGTTTTTGCTGCAGGCTGACTCTCCAGGCTGCCTGATGCCCCTGGTGCAAAAACACTGCAAGCGAATGTCACTCTGTTGA
- the LOC105418661 gene encoding serine/threonine-protein kinase PAK 6-like isoform X1 yields the protein MFRRRKKTHKPEISAPLNFQHRVHTSFDAASGHFVGLPPQWQSVIDTLQRPRPLVDPSRITEIQLHKTIVRGSFIGHGAYISHIIAEMSRLSVISSNSLRRSSQSSRKRAQSMGQLGELREDESYEYKTPTGAAASKTGSSPYWRDSIQRAHSNSVGPKKKGALQRTKSSCEVSAPPEATPTVTTVGHYREAQYQQKPNSCHTDARTGKTHSCEQPPDLLSSPCQPDGLQTNHMRHPPSSALYLPPPNSTSSPLITVRGLLPHSSHPPSSSHIRLRSTSIPGITKPHPSQLQDPPTTCPSATHLLLPDGRINVTHDQFKAALQSVVDAGDPRTMLENFVKIGEGSTGIVCIAEERESGRQVAVKMMDLRKQQRRELLFNEVVIMRDYHHQNVVQMYRSALVGEELWVIMEYLQGGALTHIICQTRLNEEQIATVCEGVLQALTYLHSQGVIHRDIKSDSILLTLDGRIKLSDFGFCAQISKDVPKRKSLVGTPYWMAPEVIAKSPYGPEVDIWSLGIMVVEMVDGEPPYFNQTPISAMKRLRDEAPPSVKNIQRVSPVLKDFLGCMLTRDTKQRLTSADLLEHPFLLQADSPGCLMPLVQKHCKRMSLC from the exons ATGTTTCGTCGCAGGAAAAAGACGCACAAACCAGAGATTTCGGCACCGCTGAACTTTCAGCACCGCGTTCACACGTCATTTGATGCTGCATCTGGACACTTTGTGGGCCTGCCTCCCCAGTGGCAGAGTGTCATTGACACGCTgcagaggccacgccccctggtggacccCTCCAGGATCACAGAGATTCAACTCCACAAG ACAATCGTTCGTGGCAGCTTTATTGGACATGGTGCCTACATTTCCCACATCATTGCTGAGATGAGCCGCCTGTCTGTCATCAGTTCCAACTCTCTGCGCCGCAGCAGCCAATCATCACGGAAACGGGCCCAGTCGATGGGTCAACTGGGAGAATTGAGAGAGGATGAGTCCTATGAGTACAAAACCCCGACTGGTGCAGCTGCCAGTAAGACAGGAAGCTCCCCCTATTGGCGAGACAGTATCCAACGGGCACATAGCAACAGTGTTGGCCCCAAAAAGAAGGGAGCACTGCAGAGAACCAAGTCCTCCTGTGAGGTATCGGCGCCGCCTGAGGCCACACCAACAGTGACAACAGTTGGACATTATAGAGAGGCGCAGTATCAACAGAAGCCAAACTCCTGCCACACAGACGCACGGACAGGGAAAACCCACAGCTGTGAGCAACCGCCGGACCTGCTGTCATCGCCATGCCAACCTGACGGCCTGCAGACAAATCACATG CGACACCCTCCCTCCTCGGCCCTCTACCTCCCCCCACCCAACAGCACAAGCAGCCCTCTGATTACAGTTCGTGGGTTACTTCCGCACTCGTCCCATCCTCCCTCCAGCAGCCACATCAGGCTCAGGTCAACCTCAATCCCAGGCATAACTAAACCACACCCATCTCAGCTAcaagacccccccaccacctgcCCCTCCGCCACTCACTTATTGCTACCTGATGGAAGGATAAATGTGACTCATGACCAATTcaaggcagccctgcagagTGTGGTGGATGCTGGAGACCCAAGAACCATGCTGGAGAACTTTGTGAAGATTGGTGAAGGTTCCACGGGCATCGTCTGCATCGCCGAAGAGCGTGAGAGCGGTCGACAGGTGGCTGTGAAGATGATGGACCTCAGGAAGCAACAACGGCGAGAGCTGCTCTTCAATGAA gtggtgATCATGAGAGATTACCATCACCAGAACGTGGTCCAGATGTACCGCAGTGCGCTGGTGGGGGAGGAACTCTGGGTAATCATGGAGTACCTGCAGGGAGGTGCTCTGACCCACATCATCTGTCAAACCAG gctgaaTGAGGAGCAAATAGCTACAGTGTGTGAGGGTGTTCTGCAGGCGCTGACGTACCTTCACAGTCAGGGAGTGATCCACCGAGACATCAAGAGTGACTCCATCCTCCTGACCCTGGATGGgagg ATAAAGCTCTCTGACTTTGGCTTCTGCGCCCAGATCAGCAAAGACGTCCCCAAAAGGAAGTCTCTGGTGGGGACGCCATACTGGATGGCACCTGAGGTCATCGCTAAGTCTCCATATGGACCTGAG GTGGACATCTGGTCTCTGGGGATCATGGTGGTCGAAATGGTGGACGGAGAGCCGCCGTACTTCAACCAAACGCCCATCAGCGCCATGAAGAGGCTCAGAGATGAGGCGCCACCAAGTGTGAAGAACATACAgagg GTGTCTCCAGTGCTGAAGGACTTCCTTGGTTGCATGTTGACCCGTGACACGAAGCAGCGGTTGACCTCTGCTGACCTTCTGGAGCATCCGTTTTTGCTGCAGGCTGACTCTCCAGGCTGCCTGATGCCCCTGGTGCAAAAACACTGCAAGCGAATGTCACTCTGTTGA